In Crassostrea angulata isolate pt1a10 chromosome 4, ASM2561291v2, whole genome shotgun sequence, one genomic interval encodes:
- the LOC128182317 gene encoding uncharacterized protein LOC128182317, with translation MRSKQVNPTSKKKKYRLYSPSALTNAYRMVKENQMSVKKASKIFQVPDTTLRDRVLQKVDPETAVFGKSPVLECFEEANLVQHFKTMAAYGYGYTRQECVNIASEYAVHLGKRTMDKPFTMKWMRGFLKRWPELKVLKPRGLEHARAKMASKETVAGYFKNLEKTLSTHNMHDKPHLIYNVDEKGISIDHKPPSVVSDSTYCPQAVTSGRGKTITILGGGSASGVAIPPFFIFPGKRMRPELLNGASPGTSGTVSETGWSNGVIFREYLENHFLKFVPRSDNQKVLLLLDGHRSHVSVDLIEWAKEQGIIIFILPAHTSHILQPMDVSCYGPLEKIYNNLCHKLMRESSATITRYNVCEVAGKAYTRALSPENIQSGFRKSGIYPLNPEAIRMEYLAPAEVFKQISPITNTTPSEKNTHEDAENLDNEEDNGGFVMELVNKEKHLKEIKSEPVTKERKTLSKIVAGKEISDGVIEKMVEHERNQKGSHGKRKSTSVKKAEPKKKIVFVDETQQPGPSAINLISDNAISDSDSDTENIDPSKLCCICHRWQPEQIRNCVSLVFTKWAQCDRCNHWVHLIYCSPVRFVRRNDSFCPHCTEE, from the exons ATGCGGTCAAAAcag gTTAATCCCAcgtcaaaaaagaaaaaatacaggTTATATTCTCCATCAGCTCTAACAAATGCTTATAGAATGgtgaaagaaaatcaaatgtcAGTGAAAAAggcatcaaaaatatttcaagtgCCAGACACCACTCTAAGAGATAGAGTTCTTCAAAAAGTGGATCCTGAGACAGCAGTTTTTGGGAAGAGCCCAGTGCTGGAATGCTTTGAAGAGGCAAACCTAGTTCAACATTTTAAGACGATGGCAGCTTATGGGTATGGTTACACCCGACAGGAGTGTGTAAATATTGCATCTGAGTATGCTGTACACCTTGGGAAGAGAACTATGGATAAACCATTTACCATGAAATGGATGAGGGGGTTCCTTAAAAGATGGCCAGAACTAAAAGTGTTAAAGCCAAGAGGGCTTGAACATGCCCGAGCGAAGATGGCATCAAAAGAAACAGTTGCTGGGTACTTTAAGAATCTTGAAAAAACCCTTTCAACACACAACATGCATGACAAGCCTCATTTGATTTACAATGTAGATGAAAAGGGCATATCAATTGATCACAAACCCCCTTCAGTTGTGAGTGATTCAACATACTGCCCACAGGCTGTCACATCTGGTCGGGGGAAAACTATTACCATTCTTGGAGGAGGAAGTGCCAGTGGGGTTGCCATACCaccattttttattttcccAGGGAAGCGGATGAGACCAGAGTTATTAAATGGGGCATCTCCTGGAACCAGTGGGACTGTGAGTGAAACAGGTTGGTCAAATGGTGTTATATTCCGCGAATATTTAGAAAACCATTTCTTGAAGTTTGTACCACGAAGTGACAATCAAAAGGTTCTTTTACTTTTGGATGGACATCGCTCCCATGTTTCTGTTGATCTGATAGAATGGGCAAAAGAGCAGGGCATAATTATCTTCATTTTACCTGCACATACTAGTCACATCTTGCAGCCCATGGATGTCTCTTGCTATGGTCCCTTGGAGAAAATATACAACAACCTGTGTCACAAATTGATGAGGGAGTCCTCTGCTACCATTACCAGATACAATGTATGTGAGGTTGCTGGCAAGGCATACACTAGAGCACTTTCTCCAGAAAATATTCAGTCTGGATTCAGGAAATCAGGTATCTACCCTTTGAATCCTGAAGCGATCAGAATGGAATATCTGGCTCCAGCAGAGGTGTTTAAACAAATTAGCCCTATTACAAACACAACACCAAGTGAAAAGAATACACATGAAGATGCGGAAAATTTAGACAATGAGGAAGATAATGGAGGTTTTGTAATGGAATTAGTGAACAAAGAGAAACACTTGAAGGAAATAAAGAGTGAGCCAGTTACCAAGGAGAGAAAAACATTGAGTAAGATAGTGGCAGGGAAGGAAATTTCTGATGGAGTAATTGAAAAAATGGTGGAGCATGAAAGAAATCAGAAAGGATCACATGGGAAAAGAAAGTCAACTAGTGTGAAGAAAGCTGAACctaagaagaaaattgtttttgttgacGAGACTCAACAACCAGGACCATCGGCTATAaatttgatttccgataatgcCATCAGTGATTCAGACAGTGACACTGAGAACATTGATCCGTCAAAGCTTTGTTGCATTTGTCACAGATGGCAGCCAGAACAGATCAGAAATTGTGTTTCTTTAGTGTTTACTAAATGGGCACAATGTGACAGATGCAACCACTGGGTTCATTTAATTTACTGCTCACCTGTCAGATTTGTTAGGAGGAATGACTCCTTCTGTCCTCACTGTACAGAAGAGTga